A stretch of Moraxella osloensis DNA encodes these proteins:
- a CDS encoding helix-turn-helix domain-containing protein, translating into MIKLNLPVLFAQKGIRVADADRLTDMGRTTLYRLYNNEVTRIDFASLERLCKLLDCTPGDIIIYEDDEQTATVKKEQPY; encoded by the coding sequence ATGATTAAACTTAATCTACCAGTGTTATTCGCTCAAAAAGGGATTCGAGTTGCTGATGCAGACCGCTTGACCGACATGGGACGGACCACACTCTATCGTTTATATAACAATGAGGTGACACGCATAGACTTCGCTTCTTTAGAACGCTTATGCAAACTACTTGACTGCACGCCTGGCGATATCATCATATATGAAGACGATGAGCAAACCGCTACCGTAAAAAAAGAGCAACCTTATTAA
- a CDS encoding 3'-5' exonuclease, with the protein MGIDDLNHQQQMSGLANKQPISHLTKDEQIAVIFDRVAAYNQTHDTSKPLFFDTETTGGGREDQIIEIAFCDSDRNLIIDTLIYTDIPSSTGAFKVHGIYPHELIGKPTFIDIQPAIVQLLKGRTLYAYNANFDIRMMRQSGHKLRLQQVGVKCLCKQFADFIGQYSPYFKANRYFSLSKAMAHFGVEHSNAHRAAADALACVTVWQGMVKSHHWDY; encoded by the coding sequence ATGGGGATAGACGATTTAAACCATCAGCAGCAAATGAGTGGCTTGGCTAATAAACAACCCATCAGTCATTTGACCAAAGATGAGCAGATTGCCGTCATCTTTGATCGGGTAGCTGCCTATAACCAAACACATGACACCAGCAAACCATTATTCTTTGATACCGAAACCACCGGTGGCGGCAGGGAGGATCAAATCATTGAAATTGCGTTTTGTGATAGTGATAGAAATCTGATTATCGACACGCTAATCTACACAGATATACCTTCAAGTACAGGCGCATTTAAGGTGCATGGTATTTATCCTCATGAGCTGATAGGTAAGCCTACCTTTATTGATATTCAACCCGCGATTGTACAGTTGCTCAAAGGAAGAACCCTGTATGCCTATAACGCAAATTTTGATATTCGTATGATGCGCCAATCGGGTCATAAACTTCGCTTGCAGCAAGTTGGGGTTAAATGCTTGTGCAAGCAGTTTGCTGATTTTATCGGGCAATACTCACCGTATTTTAAAGCCAATCGCTATTTTAGCCTAAGCAAGGCTATGGCCCACTTTGGGGTAGAGCATAGCAATGCGCACCGAGCAGCAGCCGATGCGTTAGCCTGTGTGACGGTATGGCAGGGGATGGTGAAAAGTCATCATTGGGATTATTGA
- a CDS encoding SOS response-associated peptidase, translating into MCANFQPITQAQASRFTNQQLSFDFKDDIYPGYEAPILFANIGDPAEWRSAMFGMIPKWAKDTSFAKHTYNARSETVAGKPSFKHAWYNNQFALIPVQTIYEPKYINGKAHRYGIHREDNEPFTVAGLYEMVKIGDQLIRSMTMLTINADQHPFMSQFHKPEDEKRSIVVIEPQHRTDWLNMTHENAFELLLPMGEGYTAEYRPKPSKTHDSAPNEDLLDLLLPKS; encoded by the coding sequence ATGTGTGCCAACTTTCAACCGATTACTCAAGCGCAAGCGTCACGCTTTACCAATCAGCAGTTAAGCTTTGACTTTAAAGACGATATCTATCCGGGTTACGAGGCACCGATACTATTTGCCAATATCGGTGACCCCGCAGAGTGGCGATCTGCGATGTTTGGTATGATTCCTAAATGGGCCAAAGACACCAGTTTTGCTAAACACACCTACAATGCCCGTAGTGAAACCGTTGCCGGTAAACCAAGTTTTAAACACGCTTGGTACAATAACCAGTTTGCGTTAATTCCGGTACAAACCATCTATGAGCCTAAATACATTAACGGAAAAGCGCATCGCTATGGCATTCACCGCGAAGATAATGAGCCTTTTACCGTGGCTGGATTATATGAGATGGTAAAAATTGGCGATCAATTGATTCGCTCCATGACTATGCTCACCATTAATGCCGATCAGCATCCGTTTATGTCCCAGTTTCATAAACCTGAAGATGAAAAACGCTCGATTGTGGTGATTGAGCCTCAGCATCGAACGGATTGGCTTAACATGACGCATGAGAACGCATTTGAGCTTTTGTTACCAATGGGAGAGGGATATACAGCCGAATACCGTCCAAAGCCGTCAAAAACGCATGACAGTGCGCCTAATGAAGATTTATTGGATTTACTGTTGCCTAAGTCGTAA
- a CDS encoding Y-family DNA polymerase, with amino-acid sequence MIVLVHMYALIDCHSFYASCEKLFRPDLTHRPVVVLSNNDGCVVARSAEAKALGIKMGIPYFQIKDFLQQHRVAVFSSNYALYADMSARVMNTLEQLCPDVEVYSIDEAFLYLGRYPAALNDLTAYAKLIKTTVERHTGIPVGVGVGKTKTLAKLANYAAKTHPATQGICVLDKASWIERLMTITPVEEVWGIGRQHTKKLHSLGITTVAQFAAMPHSLVRERFNVVLERTNLELNGVMCLGLEAAMAKQEIVSSRSFSKKISEFDDLSQAVMGHVSKAAVKLRKQQSVCKILVVFAKTSAFNPNEPYQSIRGQYQFINATCDTRVMIAGARQVLERIYKPNLKYAKAGVMLCAIQDQATIVDDLFEKPDLLKQQQSQKLMAVMDAINQQMAHQSKAQARGSSKGNGGRLYIASTGIAKQQDWQMNRAFLSPSYTTKLSDLLTVH; translated from the coding sequence TTGATTGTCTTAGTACATATGTATGCCTTAATTGATTGCCATAGCTTTTATGCGTCTTGCGAAAAACTGTTTCGTCCTGACTTAACACATCGACCGGTCGTGGTGCTATCTAATAACGATGGCTGTGTGGTGGCTAGATCGGCTGAAGCGAAGGCATTAGGGATTAAGATGGGCATCCCTTACTTTCAGATTAAAGACTTTCTACAGCAACATCGTGTGGCGGTGTTTAGCTCCAATTACGCTTTGTATGCCGATATGTCAGCGCGGGTGATGAATACACTTGAACAGCTGTGTCCTGACGTAGAAGTATATTCGATTGATGAAGCGTTTTTATACCTAGGTCGCTATCCAGCGGCGCTTAACGATTTAACAGCTTACGCCAAGCTCATTAAAACTACCGTTGAGCGTCATACTGGCATTCCAGTAGGGGTTGGGGTTGGGAAGACCAAGACCTTGGCGAAACTGGCCAATTACGCCGCTAAAACGCATCCAGCGACGCAAGGGATTTGTGTGTTAGATAAAGCCAGCTGGATTGAGCGGTTAATGACCATTACACCGGTTGAAGAGGTATGGGGGATTGGTCGTCAGCATACTAAAAAACTACACAGTCTAGGCATTACCACGGTGGCGCAGTTTGCGGCGATGCCACACAGCTTAGTGCGCGAGCGCTTTAACGTGGTGCTAGAGCGCACCAATCTTGAATTAAATGGGGTGATGTGTTTAGGTCTAGAAGCGGCAATGGCTAAACAAGAAATTGTGTCATCGCGCTCCTTTTCTAAAAAAATCAGCGAGTTTGATGACTTAAGCCAAGCGGTGATGGGTCATGTGTCTAAAGCAGCGGTCAAACTGCGTAAGCAGCAAAGCGTGTGTAAGATACTGGTGGTGTTTGCCAAGACCAGTGCCTTTAACCCCAATGAGCCTTACCAAAGTATTCGTGGTCAATATCAGTTTATTAATGCCACCTGTGATACCCGGGTGATGATTGCTGGCGCTAGACAAGTACTAGAGCGGATTTATAAACCTAATTTAAAGTATGCCAAAGCCGGTGTCATGCTGTGTGCTATTCAAGATCAGGCTACCATCGTTGATGATTTGTTTGAGAAGCCTGACCTCTTAAAACAGCAGCAATCACAAAAGCTAATGGCAGTGATGGATGCCATTAATCAGCAGATGGCGCACCAGAGCAAAGCTCAAGCCAGAGGTTCATCTAAAGGCAATGGTGGCCGATTGTATATTGCCAGTACCGGCATAGCCAAGCAGCAAGACTGGCAGATGAATCGAGCGTTTTTAAGCCCAAGCTATACCACCAAACTGTCTGATTTATTAACTGTGCATTAA
- the umuD gene encoding translesion error-prone DNA polymerase V autoproteolytic subunit: protein MTVTILHRLEAQSYQPIPLFLEPIPAGFPSPAEGYVEECVDLNDLCIDHPNATFLVRVDGLSMIDAGIYPNDLLVVDRSLEPQHGDIIVARLFNEFTVKELNLYPYPSLIAHNESFEDITLVGEVDFEVFGVVTNVIRPIGRGTKRPIYK, encoded by the coding sequence ATGACCGTCACCATCCTTCACCGACTCGAAGCCCAAAGCTACCAACCCATTCCTTTGTTTTTAGAACCCATTCCAGCAGGATTTCCCTCACCTGCTGAAGGCTATGTTGAAGAATGTGTGGATTTAAATGACTTGTGTATCGATCATCCTAATGCCACTTTCTTAGTCAGAGTCGATGGGTTGTCGATGATTGATGCCGGTATCTATCCCAATGATTTGCTAGTGGTGGATCGGAGTCTTGAGCCCCAACATGGCGACATTATCGTCGCTCGCTTATTTAACGAATTCACCGTTAAAGAGCTCAATCTTTATCCTTATCCAAGTTTAATTGCCCATAACGAATCCTTTGAAGACATTACCTTAGTCGGTGAAGTTGACTTTGAAGTATTTGGTGTGGTCACCAATGTCATTCGCCCCATTGGTCGCGGCACTAAACGTCCTATCTACAAGTAA
- the repM gene encoding replication initiation protein RepM → MSKSSTQKDIVVKSNRLNSALQNLSLAEIRIIQLAIVDARESGKGLDPSTPLTISASRYVEVFETTRQNAYMRIKETEETLFNRRFSFIDEDGLLVKSRWLSQVRYLDNQGEIELSFTPAVVKGISRIDGAVDFFTQYSLQQTSGLDSAYSTRLYELLVQWKAAKKTPLFELETFRAQLGLQENEYARMFDFKKRVLDMAVNEINKVTDLKVSYQQIKEGRSIIGFIFTVTLKNKEAPLKDVKRDTNTLDMFVPMTDSQRYHFAKKLSKLHELSYLAKGEAGRNYDVFAEQIANELSDPERVKFYEKYLVQVGFKKSI, encoded by the coding sequence ATGTCTAAATCTTCAACTCAAAAAGATATAGTCGTTAAGTCTAATAGACTTAATTCTGCACTTCAAAATTTAAGCCTAGCTGAAATACGAATTATCCAATTAGCGATTGTAGATGCTCGTGAAAGTGGAAAAGGTCTAGATCCATCTACGCCTTTAACAATTAGTGCGTCACGCTATGTAGAGGTATTTGAAACTACGCGACAAAATGCCTATATGAGGATTAAAGAAACTGAAGAGACATTGTTTAATCGCCGATTTAGCTTTATTGATGAAGATGGTCTACTGGTAAAAAGTCGTTGGTTGTCTCAAGTGCGGTATTTAGATAACCAAGGTGAAATTGAATTATCTTTTACGCCAGCTGTAGTCAAGGGAATTAGCAGAATTGATGGTGCAGTTGATTTTTTTACTCAGTATTCTTTACAACAAACATCTGGTTTGGATAGCGCTTATTCAACTCGGCTATATGAATTACTCGTTCAATGGAAAGCGGCAAAAAAGACACCTTTATTTGAATTAGAAACATTTAGAGCGCAGTTAGGATTGCAAGAAAACGAATATGCGAGGATGTTTGATTTTAAAAAACGTGTCTTAGATATGGCAGTTAATGAAATTAATAAAGTGACTGACTTAAAAGTGTCCTACCAACAAATTAAAGAGGGACGGAGTATCATAGGATTTATTTTTACGGTAACTTTAAAAAATAAAGAAGCACCATTAAAGGATGTAAAACGTGATACCAATACCCTCGATATGTTCGTGCCAATGACCGATAGTCAGCGTTACCATTTTGCAAAAAAGTTATCCAAGCTTCATGAATTATCTTACCTTGCTAAAGGGGAGGCAGGTCGAAACTATGACGTGTTTGCCGAACAAATTGCCAATGAGCTTTCAGATCCTGAGCGAGTTAAGTTTTATGAAAAGTACTTAGTGCAAGTAGGATTTAAAAAATCAATTTGA
- a CDS encoding type I restriction endonuclease subunit R → MRASSENSDEDDTPKNNLSNKKAGVVWHTQGSGKSLSMVFYTAKIVLAMNNPTVVILTDRNDLDDQLFATFSASVRLLRQSPKQAGDREQLKELLKVNSGGFIFTTIQKFQPEDGSNVYDTLSERHNIIVIADEAHRSQYGFAAKEVDVKNDAGDVTGKRTVYGFAKYLRDALPNATYLGFTGTPIEKNDINTPAVFSDYVDIYDISQAVEDGATVRIFYESRLAKVAISDEGKKLIADFDEDFNEDELTATQQARAKWVKAEALIGSHDRIQAVAADIVQHFEQRLFANANQGKGMIVAMSRRIAVDLYNAIIALRPAWSSDDLYDGVIKVIMTSSAADGAALAKHHTTKKDRQILANRMKDPEDKLKLVIVRDMWLTGFDAPSMHTLYIDKPMKGHNLMQAIARVNRVYKDKAGGLIVDYLGIAADLKEALSFYSDAGGKGDPAVVQDEAVIIMKEKLEVLDGIMHGYDYHKYFTSDTAEKLKIILEPEDFILGIEQGEGKTRFIRAVSSLSQSFPLAVPHPTAMENAPLVAYFQAVKARLVKFNEPTTNSAGIGNSELETRVKQTIDQALVSEKVVDIFDAAGIQKPDISILSDEFMEEMRDYEHKNIALETLKKLLNDEIKVREQHSVTQGKKLMDMLNNAIKGYQNKVLTAAEVIEELIKLAKEIKLSDNLANELKLTNFEYAFYSAVAENDSAKELMGKDKLRELAIVLTSTIRNNISVDWTIKESARAKIRTVVKRLLRKYGYPPDMELLATELVLHQAEVIADQLVS, encoded by the coding sequence ATCCGAGCGAGTAGTGAAAATAGTGATGAGGATGACACCCCAAAAAATAATCTTAGTAACAAAAAAGCAGGCGTCGTTTGGCATACTCAAGGCTCGGGAAAATCCCTGTCAATGGTGTTCTATACAGCCAAAATCGTGCTTGCCATGAATAACCCAACCGTGGTTATATTGACCGACCGTAACGACTTAGACGACCAGCTTTTTGCCACATTCTCGGCATCGGTTCGATTGCTTAGGCAATCTCCAAAGCAAGCCGGAGATCGAGAGCAGCTCAAAGAACTACTTAAAGTCAATTCTGGCGGTTTCATTTTTACCACCATTCAAAAATTCCAGCCAGAAGACGGTAGCAATGTCTATGACACGCTGTCCGAACGCCATAATATCATCGTCATCGCCGACGAAGCGCACCGCTCGCAATATGGCTTTGCCGCCAAAGAAGTCGATGTCAAAAACGATGCTGGCGACGTGACGGGCAAACGCACGGTTTATGGTTTTGCCAAATATTTGCGTGATGCCTTGCCCAATGCCACTTATCTAGGCTTTACAGGCACACCGATTGAAAAAAACGATATCAACACCCCAGCGGTGTTTAGTGATTATGTTGATATTTACGACATCTCCCAAGCCGTTGAAGATGGGGCAACGGTGCGGATTTTCTATGAATCACGGCTTGCCAAAGTGGCGATTAGTGACGAAGGCAAAAAATTGATAGCCGACTTTGATGAAGATTTTAACGAAGACGAACTCACCGCCACTCAACAAGCACGAGCCAAATGGGTCAAAGCCGAAGCCTTAATCGGTAGCCATGACCGTATCCAAGCGGTCGCTGCCGACATCGTACAACACTTTGAACAACGGCTATTTGCCAATGCCAACCAAGGTAAAGGCATGATTGTTGCCATGTCTCGGCGGATTGCAGTGGATTTGTACAATGCGATAATTGCATTACGCCCAGCGTGGAGCAGTGATGATTTATACGACGGCGTCATCAAAGTGATTATGACCTCATCGGCAGCCGATGGGGCAGCCCTTGCCAAGCATCATACAACGAAAAAAGACCGCCAAATTTTAGCAAACCGTATGAAAGACCCAGAGGATAAGCTCAAACTGGTTATCGTGCGGGATATGTGGCTAACAGGCTTTGACGCTCCCAGTATGCACACGCTTTACATCGATAAACCGATGAAAGGTCATAACTTAATGCAAGCGATTGCCCGTGTCAATCGGGTGTACAAGGATAAAGCAGGGGGCTTGATCGTTGATTATCTGGGTATTGCTGCCGATCTGAAAGAAGCCTTGAGCTTTTACTCAGATGCTGGCGGTAAGGGCGACCCAGCCGTGGTGCAAGATGAAGCCGTCATTATCATGAAAGAAAAACTGGAAGTGTTAGACGGCATTATGCACGGTTACGACTATCACAAATACTTTACCTCAGACACCGCTGAAAAACTCAAAATCATTCTCGAACCCGAAGATTTTATCTTAGGCATTGAGCAAGGGGAAGGAAAGACCCGTTTTATTCGTGCTGTAAGCTCGCTCAGTCAATCTTTCCCCCTAGCCGTACCCCATCCTACCGCAATGGAAAATGCACCCCTTGTAGCGTATTTCCAAGCGGTTAAAGCACGTTTGGTCAAATTCAATGAACCGACGACCAATTCTGCAGGTATCGGCAACAGCGAATTGGAAACTAGAGTTAAACAGACCATTGACCAGGCCTTAGTGAGTGAAAAGGTCGTCGATATCTTTGATGCCGCTGGTATTCAAAAACCCGACATCTCTATCTTATCTGATGAATTCATGGAAGAAATGCGAGATTATGAACACAAAAACATTGCTCTAGAAACTCTTAAAAAACTACTGAATGATGAAATAAAAGTGCGAGAGCAACACAGCGTTACCCAAGGCAAAAAACTCATGGACATGCTCAACAACGCTATCAAAGGCTACCAAAACAAAGTCTTAACTGCAGCTGAAGTAATTGAAGAGCTTATTAAGTTAGCCAAAGAAATCAAACTATCTGACAATTTAGCCAATGAACTTAAACTCACTAATTTTGAATATGCGTTTTACTCTGCGGTTGCCGAAAATGACAGTGCCAAAGAACTCATGGGTAAAGATAAACTGCGAGAACTCGCCATTGTTTTAACATCAACCATTCGTAATAACATAAGTGTTGATTGGACAATCAAAGAATCTGCTAGAGCCAAAATTCGTACTGTCGTAAAACGTTTGCTCAGGAAATATGGTTATCCACCTGATATGGAGCTTTTAGCTACAGAACTCGTATTACATCAAGCAGAGGTAATTGCTGATCAATTAGTTAGCTAA